Part of the Panicum virgatum strain AP13 chromosome 4N, P.virgatum_v5, whole genome shotgun sequence genome is shown below.
GTGCAAGTCTGAAGTTTGATGACGCGACTATTAGTTCGTAACCCTGATTTCTGAACCTGAACTTCGAAGGAAGCAGCTATTAAGCGTGTGACCGTAGCTGAAGAGTCGGTGCCTTGGTTCAGAATTCCTGGCGGCTAGTTAGTTAAACCGAGGTGTCATTTGGTCACGGGTATCATCTGTTCAACCATTACGAACACATATAACTTGGATCAAACTCCAATTACCATAGCAGATTAAGGACTTGTTCTACCTCAAGTTGGTCCAAATGGGCGTTAAAAATGACGAAGAAGCCTCGCGCTAGTACGCCAGCTCGTGCTATATAAGTCCCATGCGGCCTCCATCCCAATGCACCATCGCCTTCGAACCCACCTCGATATCGGACGGAATCACCAGCTAGCTAGCCACAGCCTCTGAAACCACGAACTTTTGGAGCACGCACGCAACAGCCGTCGCTAAGCAATCTGCAGGGAGAAGGAGAGCTAGCACATCAATGGCGAGCCTTGGGTTGGGCTtcttcgtcgccgccgtcgtgtcCGCGGTGGCGCTCATGCCGCCGCCTGCTGTCGCGCAGCTGAGGCCGTACTACTACGCCGGCATCTGCCCGAACCTGGAGGTCATCGTCCGGAGCTCCGTCAAGCAGTCCATGGCGCAGTCCCCGATCTCGGCGCCCGCCGCGCTCAGGCTCTTCTTCCACGACTGCGCCGTCAGGGTACGCGtattctttcttgcttaccGACTCATCATCAAACTGCAGGCTGCATCCACAGATGACAGATCCACTGATCCATTAATTCGACTATCTGGTAGTGGTGGTTGATCTGATGCGCGCGCGTGCAGGGCTGCGACGCGTCGATCATGATCGTGAACTCGAACGGCGACGACGAGTGGCGCAACCCCGACAACCAGTCGCTGAAGCCGGAGGGGTTCCAGGTGATCCTGAACGCCAAGGCCGCCGTCGACAGCGACCCGCAGTGCCAGTACAAGGTGTCCTGCGCGGACATCATGGCCCTCGCCGCGAGGGAGTCCATCGCCCAGGCAAGCGCCGATCGAGCACCCAGCCACTCATGATTCACCAGCGATGGCCTGGCCGGATACGGTTCGTACTTTCGTAGTACGTCCACTAGCTAACTCCCTGCACGCGTGCATTGCATTGGTCGCAGAGCGGCGGGCCGTACTACGAGGTGGAGCTCGGCCGGTACGACGGCAGGGTGTCGACCAAGGCCAGCGTCGTGCTGCCGCACGCCAACTTCACCCTCGACCAGCTCAACGCCTTCTTCTCCGGCCTCGGCTTCTCCCAGTCTGAAATGATCGCCCTCTCAGGTAAACGGCTAGCTGCTCACTCAGACTCAGTCATCACCTCACTTGCCTTCCACTCCCCTTGCGATCCACGTCGCCAGCCTGACCTGATGACCGTGACGACCCTTGTGGCTTGCGCGCGAATCCAGGCGGCCACACCCTCGGCGCCGCGGACTGCCCCTTCTTCCAGTACAGGATCGGCACCGACCCGAGCATGGACCCCAGCTTCGCGTCGCAGCTGAGCAGCACCTGCAGCTCCAACCCCAGCAGCGGCTTCGCCTTCCTGGACCCCTCGCCGGTGACCTTCGACAACGCCTTCTACCGGAACCTGCAGGCCGGGAAGGGGCTCCTCGGCTCCGACCAGGTGCTCTACTCCGACGTGAGGTCCCGCGGCACGGTGAACTACTACGCCACGAACCAGGGCGCCTTCTTCGGCGACTTCGTGGCGGCCATGACCAAGCTCGGCAGGGTCGGCGTCAAGACGGCGGCCACCGGCGAGATACGCCGAGACTGCCGGTTCCCCAACTAGTTGCTACCGGCCAGCCGATCGACCTCGCCGCTGGCTGGTTAATTTGACGACGCACATCATTGAACGTTTGATACATGCATGTACCATTAGTATAGTATATAAAGACTGTAATTAAATAAGCTCATGGCTTTGATTCATGGGGCCTGATGTGTATAATACAACCCTCCTTGTGATTAACTGATTATCTATGGTTCCTATACCAAATATTAACACTTCATCAAATGATTAATTatgtttctaaaaaattctAGCAGAGCATGATTAACTGGTGCTAGTATCTCCGTTCGTTAATATATGACGTTAAGGACAATCtaattaatttaaaattaattaatttgaGCCATGCAATTTGTGGGCCGCTTATTGGGCCACGGACTAGATCCGGCCCGTGAGAAACATGTCTTTGTTTATACAGTAATTGTGTACAATCCAAAAGCCCCCAATGCATGGTTCAAGATACAGAAAGTTAGAAACAATGAATGTGACCTGTCATTATTGCAGCATCGCAAGATTACAAGTAAGTATAGCAGGTGGAATTGGCAGAATATTCTCTGCACAATTTCGTATTGTTTCTCAACAGCAGGGTAACAACTAACAAGCCTACAAATATCACTGTACCTCTGGTATGCACGGGCGAAACGGTGCCTCGACCAAGGAATTCAGTTCACCACTCCCATCTCCTATCTttacaaggaaaaaaaaaacgctCGCTTGCTTCAGTTGTGGCAAATCGACGAACTCATCAAGCAAGTGTATGTCTCTATAAAATCAAAGGTTCTATATACATGCTACTGCTTAACCAACACGGATCATCCTGAATCTCTATGATGGCGCCATGCCGTCGGTTTCATCTTATGGCTCCAAAAATCGATGTTGATTGACAGTTGATAAGCTTTACTGTCTCAAATTACCAACCTTTTAGGATAATTCAGCACATAACTAGTCGGTTATTCATGATACGGAGTACATGAATATGTTACTTTGATCAAACTCCAGTGCCTTAACACTGTTCCAAAATGTAAGGTGTTTTAGTTTTTGTCCTCAAATTTCGAAGACTAACTCtgatcaaatatatatatatatatatatatatatatatatatatatatatatatatatatatatatatatatatatatatatatatatatatatatcgacatttaaaatactaaataacTGCAACACTAGACAGACTAAAGTTAAATATTATAGGTTGTtgtaatagatttcattttaattatatcacacctccatgtgtgtttgatatatatttaattgaattatttatttgtgaattggtattcttatctcttataTCACACATGAATACATTGTGACACATACCatggatattatttttatagaagcaatatataaataatataccgataatgatagaaatattaATTTAGAATTTATATTGGTTGTAAGGAACATGACACCATtcatgccatttcgagtgattttgatgatcgtatgacaacgcaatcaatgggactaatggttttgttgagtgaacatttctagatcccagggatgatgtacaaaggccatgcaaaacaaaacacgaagaaagaactcaaagaaacgctgaattggacgagttctactgaaatcagtagcaccagaagaaccgatgcctatagcatcggtgcatccgatggttgtcagaacatccgacggcctggctttggtgcaagactgagcgcctctggagatcaagtgaagaaagaatgaagcaccggttgaaccgacggtgtcaagagaagcgtcggtgcattcaacgtactatgttccagagacgttgtcaagCGTGCAGTAGCCaaaccttcagcaccggttgaaccggtggtgcgtcggagcaaggcgtcggtgcaatgacgtcagcaaaagCAACGGTTATTTGCggatcaagt
Proteins encoded:
- the LOC120670619 gene encoding peroxidase 45-like — encoded protein: MASLGLGFFVAAVVSAVALMPPPAVAQLRPYYYAGICPNLEVIVRSSVKQSMAQSPISAPAALRLFFHDCAVRGCDASIMIVNSNGDDEWRNPDNQSLKPEGFQVILNAKAAVDSDPQCQYKVSCADIMALAARESIAQSGGPYYEVELGRYDGRVSTKASVVLPHANFTLDQLNAFFSGLGFSQSEMIALSGGHTLGAADCPFFQYRIGTDPSMDPSFASQLSSTCSSNPSSGFAFLDPSPVTFDNAFYRNLQAGKGLLGSDQVLYSDVRSRGTVNYYATNQGAFFGDFVAAMTKLGRVGVKTAATGEIRRDCRFPN